ATGATGACTTGAAACTGGTAATAATGCTGCAAGCGGTTGGGGTTCTCACCATAGCGGCCATCGGTGGGACGGCGGGATGGCTCTACATAGGCCACATTCCAGGGCTCCGGTCCCAGTACCCGCAGGAAAGTGGCAGGGTTGAAGGTGCCGGCCCCTTTTTCAGTGTCATAGGGCTGTTGAATCACGCAGCCCTGGTTTGCCCAGTAATTTTGGAGCGACAGGATCAGGTTCTGAAACGTCACGGTCTACCTCCGTGAGGATGAATTGGAATAAGTTGTACAAAATACCAGTGCCAGGGGGCACCGGTCAAGAAACTAAGATTGACAGGGCTTTGAAAAACTATTCCGGAGGCCGTCAATCCCTCATCCCCTCCCTTCTCCCCAAGGGAGAAGGGCAGGCTTAACCCTCTCCCGCCGGGAGAGGGCGTTGCGCGGTGTTCGCTTGCTCGTCTAACTGTTTGTTATGTCTCGGTTGCTGTGCGCCGTGTATCCGGGCTTCCTCATGACGATTTTAAAAACACTGTCAGGGGGGGCAGTTGGCACACATGGACTTGAACAGGTTCGTGCTCAGGTAGCGATCCCCACGGTCAGGAATAATCACCACAATCGTGCCGCTTTCAAGTTCTTGCGCCAGCTTGAAGGCGCCGGCCATGGCTGCTCCACCGGACATGCCGCAGAAGATTCCTTCGTGGGAGGCCAGTTGCCGGGAGGTTTCAAAGGCGGTCTCGTCATCGATCACGATCTTGCGGTGAAGCTGCTCCTCGTGATAGATGGCCGGGACAATTGCCTCCTGCATGTTCTTAAGGCCCTGAATGGCATGTCCCAGGTTAGGCTCCACTCCGATCACCTGTACGCCTGGGGCCTGTTTGCGGAGGCAGGCCGCAGTTCCCATCAGGGTGCCGCCGGTGCCCATGCCGGCCACGAAATGGGTCAGATCGCCACCGGTCTGAGACAGGATTTCCGGCCCGGTGGTCAGTTCATGGGCCAGCGGGTTGTTAGGGTTGTCGTACTGATTGGGCATGTAGTAGTGCCCCGGCTCTTCGCCGTAGATCTTGTGTGCCAGACGGATGGCACCGTCGGTCTTCTCGCAGCCGGGTGAAAGTACGATCTCGGCGCCGTAGGCCTCAAGCACGCTACGCCGTTCCATGCTGACACAGGCGGGCATGGCCAGCTTGATCCGGTAACCGCGGGCCGCCGCAATCATGGCCAGGGCGATCCCGGTGTTGCCGGAGGTGGGTTCGAGAATGGTTTTGTCGGTAGTCAGTTCGCCGGATGCCTCAGCTGCCAGGATCATCTGGCGGGCAGGGCGGTCCTTGATCGAGCCTCCGGGGTTGTTTCCTTCAAGTTTTGCAAGAATACGAACACGGGGGTTGGGATTGATTGCAGTGATCTGAACCAGGGGGGTGTTGCCGATGGCATCAAGAAGCGGTTGTCCGAGCATCAAAGGTACCTGCCTGAAATAAGTAGTAAATTTGAATTGCGTGATTTGTTGATTGAAGTTGTTTTTATAGCCTGTCGTCGGCAGGGGGTCAAGCAGATATCAGTGCAAGTGCTTGTTCATCGGTCACTTTTTATTGTCACTTTCCTGTTGACATCCTCTGGTTCTTGTGGCTATCGTGATTAAACTTCAGTTGCAACCACCCTGCTGCGCTCATTTCCAAACCAAAGAGAGTTTCCCGAAAGTAGTTAAACCAAGGCTTTGTATTTGGTATAAAGCCTCCACGTGAATACAAATACTATCCCTGGTTTTTTGTGAGTTTATTCTTTGTCATTGCCTGAATATCCCAGTAATCGTATGCCAACATCCCCGTCCTCTCATTTCTTGATGACGTCTTATCCTACCCGCAGGAGATCCTTGTCGTGAACCTCCAGGACTTGAAGAACAAAAAAATTAGCGAACTGAATGGTATTGCCCGTGATCTGAGTATTGAGGGTGCTTCAGGGCTTCGAAAGCAGGATTTGATCTTTGCCATCCTGAATGCCCAGACTGAACAGAACGGTTCAATCTATGGGGAGGGGGTTCTGGAGATACTGCAGGATGGTTTTGGCTTCCTGCGGGCCCCGGACTATAACTATCTGCCCGGCCCGGACGATATCTATGTCTCCCCCAGCCAGATCCGTCGTTTTAACCTGCGCACCGGTGATACGGTCTCCGGTCAGATCAGGCCGCCCAAAGAGGGTGAGCGTTATTTTGCCCTGCTGAAGGTTGAGACGATCAACTTTGAAACCCCTGAGGCCGGACGGGATAAGACCCTCTTTGACAACCTGACGCCGCTCTATCCGGAAGAAAAACTGAAGCTTGAAACCGCCCCGGATAATTACGGTATGCGGGTGATGGAGCTGGTCTCGCCGATCGGCAAGGGGCAGCGTGGTCTGATCGTGGCGCCACCCCGGACCGGCAAGACCATGCTGATTCAGAATATTGCCAACTCGATTGCCGCCAATCATCCTGAAGTCTACCTGATTGTACTGCTGATTGATGAGCGTCCTGAAGAAGTAACGGATATGCAGCGTTCGGTCAATGGTGAGGTGGTTTCGTCCACCTTTGATGAACCTGCCACCCGTCACGTCCAGGTGGCCGAGATGGTGATTGAAAAGGCCAAGCGTCTGGTGGAACACAAGAAGGATGTGGTGATTCTGCTGGACTCGATTACCCGTCTGGCCCGCGCCTACAACACTGTGCTGCCTCCCTCCGGCAAGATCCTGACCGGCGGTGTGGATGCCAATGCCCTGCAGAAGCCGAAGCGTTTCTTCGGTGCGGCCCGCAATATTGAGGAAGGCGGTTCACTGACCATCATCGCCACTGCCCTGGTGGATACCGGCAGCAAGATGGATGAGGTGATCTTCGAGGAATTCAAGGGTACCGGCAACATGGAGGTCCATCTGGATCGCCGTCTGGTGGAGAAGCGTACCTTCCCGGCCATTGATATCAATAAGTCCGGTACCCGCAAGGAAGAGCTGCTGATAGAGCGGACCATGTTGAACCGGATCTGGATCCTGCGCAAGATTCTGCACCCGATGAACGTGGTCGATGCCATGGAGTTTCTGCTGGACAAACTTTCTGAGACCAAGACCAATCAGGATTTTATCGATTCAATGAGCAAATAGTAAAAAAAGATCTTGAGTTTTAGAGTGATAATCCGATATTCTAAAATTTCGCCAATGAACAGCTTTATTAACGAGCTGCAATTATCAGGAGGTAGCAGATGAAAGAAGGAATCCACCCGATGTATAATGAAGTGACGGTTAAGTGTGCCTGTGGCAACAGTTTTCTGACACGTTCCACCCGCAAGGAAATCTTTACCGAGATTTGCTCTGCCTGCCACCCGTTCTTCACCGGTAAGCAAAAACTGGTGGATACTGCCGGTCGTGTTGAGCGGTTCAAGAAGCGTTACGGCCAGGCTTAGCATTGCATGTAGTTTTCTCTGGGGGGGTGTGCCTACGGGTGCAGCCCCCTTTTTGTATCCAAGTCAATTCCAACTCAAGGCACTCATTTGCGTTGGCTCCTCAGTGTACTACCACAGTATACCTGCGTTGCCTCCTCCGTGCCGCCTTGCTATCATCCCTGATCTGAATTGGCCCGAAGTAGGTGAGTTATGAATATCGAACTGCTGCATTATACCCCTGAACCTGAACGGACCGTTGCCCTGGCGGCCCGGCTCTGCTATTCCCCCACCGGGCTGAATGAACTGAAGGAAAAGATCGGTAGCGGGGATATTCGTCAGTTCATCGACAAGATCATGACGCTTGGCCATCACTCCGTTCTGGAGCATGCCTCCTTTACCTTCGGGGTGGAAGGGATCTCGCGGGTTACCTCCCACCAGCTGGTGCGCCACCGGGTGGCCTCCTATTCCCAGCAATCCCAACGCTATGTCTCCCATGTTGAGCGCTTTGATGCCGTACTGCCTCCTTCAATCGCTGCCAATGAAGAGGCGAAACGGATTTTTGATTTTACCGTCGGCGTGGTGCATCAGGCCTACAAACAGCTGGTGGAGATGGGGCTTCAACCGGAAGATGCCCGCTATCTGCTGCCCAATGCCACTGAAACCAAGATCATCATCACCATGAATGCCCGTGAACTGCTGCATTTCTTCAGATTGCGCTGTTGTGAGCGGGCCCAATGGGAGATCAGGAGCATGGCGGTGGGGATGCTGAAGCTGGCCAAGCAGGCCGCCCCCACCATCTTCCGTGATGCCGGCCCCGGCTGCGTTGCCGGTCCCTGTCCGGAAGGTGAATTCTGCTGTGGCCGTACGGCCCAGGTGCGTAAGCAGTTCAGGAGTCTTACCTAAATGGAAAAAATCAATATCGGTGGTCAGGCCATACTTGAAGGGGTGATGATGCGTGCCCCCCGCGCCATGGCCATTGCGGTCAGGCGCCCCAACGGCGAGATCGTGGTCAAGCGGGAGCAGATGCCGCCCCTGTCAGAACGCTACCCGGTTGTGAAGCTGCCGATCCTGCGCGGTGCCGTGGCCCTGTTTACCTCGCTGATCCTGGGGATCAAGGCCCTTAATTTCTCCGCCAATGAGGCGCTTGAAGAAGAGGTTGACGAGAACGGCGAGAGCAAAAAAGAAGAACTGACCTCCTGGGCCCTGGCCGGTACCATGGCGGTGGCCTTTGGTTTCGGTATCGCCCTGTTTTTCTTTTTGCCGCTTTATCTGACCAAACTGCTGGTACCGATTATCGGTGACCATAATGTGATCTTTAACCTGGTGGATGGCGTGATCCGGGTGATTATTTTTCTGATCTACATCTGGTCGATTGCCCGGATG
Above is a window of Trichlorobacter lovleyi SZ DNA encoding:
- a CDS encoding PLP-dependent cysteine synthase family protein; translated protein: MLGQPLLDAIGNTPLVQITAINPNPRVRILAKLEGNNPGGSIKDRPARQMILAAEASGELTTDKTILEPTSGNTGIALAMIAAARGYRIKLAMPACVSMERRSVLEAYGAEIVLSPGCEKTDGAIRLAHKIYGEEPGHYYMPNQYDNPNNPLAHELTTGPEILSQTGGDLTHFVAGMGTGGTLMGTAACLRKQAPGVQVIGVEPNLGHAIQGLKNMQEAIVPAIYHEEQLHRKIVIDDETAFETSRQLASHEGIFCGMSGGAAMAGAFKLAQELESGTIVVIIPDRGDRYLSTNLFKSMCANCPP
- the rho gene encoding transcription termination factor Rho, encoding MNLQDLKNKKISELNGIARDLSIEGASGLRKQDLIFAILNAQTEQNGSIYGEGVLEILQDGFGFLRAPDYNYLPGPDDIYVSPSQIRRFNLRTGDTVSGQIRPPKEGERYFALLKVETINFETPEAGRDKTLFDNLTPLYPEEKLKLETAPDNYGMRVMELVSPIGKGQRGLIVAPPRTGKTMLIQNIANSIAANHPEVYLIVLLIDERPEEVTDMQRSVNGEVVSSTFDEPATRHVQVAEMVIEKAKRLVEHKKDVVILLDSITRLARAYNTVLPPSGKILTGGVDANALQKPKRFFGAARNIEEGGSLTIIATALVDTGSKMDEVIFEEFKGTGNMEVHLDRRLVEKRTFPAIDINKSGTRKEELLIERTMLNRIWILRKILHPMNVVDAMEFLLDKLSETKTNQDFIDSMSK
- the rpmE gene encoding 50S ribosomal protein L31 codes for the protein MKEGIHPMYNEVTVKCACGNSFLTRSTRKEIFTEICSACHPFFTGKQKLVDTAGRVERFKKRYGQA
- the thyX gene encoding FAD-dependent thymidylate synthase; the encoded protein is MNIELLHYTPEPERTVALAARLCYSPTGLNELKEKIGSGDIRQFIDKIMTLGHHSVLEHASFTFGVEGISRVTSHQLVRHRVASYSQQSQRYVSHVERFDAVLPPSIAANEEAKRIFDFTVGVVHQAYKQLVEMGLQPEDARYLLPNATETKIIITMNARELLHFFRLRCCERAQWEIRSMAVGMLKLAKQAAPTIFRDAGPGCVAGPCPEGEFCCGRTAQVRKQFRSLT
- a CDS encoding DUF1385 domain-containing protein, translating into MEKINIGGQAILEGVMMRAPRAMAIAVRRPNGEIVVKREQMPPLSERYPVVKLPILRGAVALFTSLILGIKALNFSANEALEEEVDENGESKKEELTSWALAGTMAVAFGFGIALFFFLPLYLTKLLVPIIGDHNVIFNLVDGVIRVIIFLIYIWSIARMNDIQRVFQYHGAEHKTIFAFEAGAELTVERVKTFSRLHPRCGTSFLLIVMLVSIGVFSLIPKTWLFEYKALSRVVLLPLIAGISYEFLKWSAKNDQHPLVKLVITPGLALQRLTTREPDDDQIEVAIRSVKEALDENGGYADDRLVV